In the genome of Leishmania braziliensis MHOM/BR/75/M2904 contig, possible fusion of chromosomes 20 and 34, one region contains:
- a CDS encoding putative amastin-like surface protein, translating into MKRSVPILIYAIVQFIAFFLVLVGTPLDMFRFNSLTRSVTRCLTLWGYKERCSSSSIDSPLNVVWEECPVRLRRFYVAQALAIVSILVYGAAFVLGVIMLFCCSFLRFVCLTLNIVGVATLCVVWVAMTMTFSKDEGGICVDFQSVSHYGAGFALLVTAWVLDILNIFILLLRFRIAVFRDLDSANDKSDETSKGESEVSNTQKEEEE; encoded by the coding sequence ATGAAGCGGAGTGTTCCCATTCTTATCTACGCGATCGTTCAGTTTATCGCGTTCTTCCTTGTGCTGGTGGGCACGCCGCTCGACATGTTTCGCTTCAATTCACTCACAAGGAGCGTTACGCGCTGTTTGACGTTATGGGGATATAaggagaggtgcagcagTTCTTCGATCGACTCTCCCTTGAACGTTGTGTGGGAGGAGTGCCCCGTTCGCCTGAGACGTTTCTACGTTGCTCAGGCGCTCGCTATTGTCTCCATCTTGGTGTACGGCGCGGCGTTCGTCCTGGGCGTCATTATGCTGTTCTGCTGCTCTTTCCTCCGCTTTGTGTGTCTGACGCTCAACATTGTTGGTGTCGCTACCCTGTGCGTTGTCTGGGTAGCCATGACGATGACCTTTTCCAAGGATGAGGGCGGGATATGTGTTGATTTTCAGAGTGTATCGCATTATGGTGCCGGCTTTGCTCTTCTCGTGACAGCCTGGGTGCTGGATATCCTCAACATCTTCATCTTGCTGCTTCGGTTCCGCATTGCGGTTTTCCGTGATCTTGACAGTGCCAACGACAAGTCGGACGAAACCTCGAAAGGAGAGTCGGAAGTGAGTAACACacaaaaggaggaggaggagtag
- a CDS encoding putative amastin-like surface protein, translated as MCMSLRVCWCSLGDLATVSALQRWRGGWARRGRGGAARRQRWEGGGANMTARPPPFPRCEWDSRRRPCNSAERRDTKPQAVGPPPLCTVSPCPRCAKRIPALRGGAEAEVREEGSRRGGAWPAGGWQTAPPVLRFCRSSAAGAACLAPAGLLSRLAACVSASGPAAPAVHASHPHVRRGLTALPHLLLSLPPPLPCTLARLSHPFPISPRTRSSTRAVPPRRSPLLPTRPPPPAPSCTASTPASRTQLPTTASSFPVYCGASAKMEWSVGIAVYAVVQLIAFLLVLVGTPIDMYRFRPRYITQNTTVTTLWGVKMGGFNLTNVITSDYLWRRCTNRRDRFRVAQVFAVISIFVYGAAAALGFMMLYCCSVFRLFCLALNIVGALTLCIVWAAVVVTYYVKDNEFCWKESVFSTYGAGFVLLVLAWILDIVNIAFLLLPYTYADLRGSVTRYKSAEE; from the coding sequence ATGTGCATGtcgttgcgtgtgtgctggtgtTCGTTGGGGGATTTGGCGACGGTCTCTGCCCTGCAGAGATggaggggcgggtgggcgagaagaggacgcggtggcgcagcgagaaggcagcgatgggaagggggcggggcaAACATGACTGCGCGCCCGCCTCCGTTCCCTCGCTGTGAATGGGACTCGCGCAGGCGCCCCTGCAACAGTGCAGAGAGACGCGACACGAAGCCCCAGGCGGTTggcccgccgccgctctgcACAGTCTCTCCCTGTCCTCGCTGTGCAAAGCGCATTCCTGCGCTGCGGGGCGGGGCAGAAGCGGAGGTgcgcgaggagggcagcaggCGAGGGGGGGCGTGGCCTGCCGGGGGGTGGCAAACAGCGCCCCCTGTCCTGCGCTTCTGTcgctcctccgctgccggcgcggcGTGTCTCGCGcccgccggcctcctctctcgtttggctgcgtgtgtgtctgcaagTGGCCCCGCTGCTCCCGCTGTGCACGCCTCGCATCCCCACGTGCGCCGTGGCCTCACcgctctcccccacctccttttatctctccctcccccactcccttGCACtctcgcgcgcctctctcaccccttCCCTATAAgcccgcgcacacgcagtaGCACCCGAGCTGTTCCTCCGCGAAGATCGCCGCTCTTGCCTACTCGCCCGCCTCCCCCTGCGCCCAGCTGCACAGCCTCGACCCCCGCGTCGCGCACTCAGCTGCCCACCACTGCCTCGTCTTTCCCGGTCTACTGTGGAGCGTCTGCCAAGATGGAGTGGAGTGTCGGCATCGCTGTCTacgcggtggtgcagctCATCGCGTTCTTGTTGGTGCTGGTGGGTACGCCCATCGACATGTATCGGTTTAGACCGCGGTATATAACTCAAAACACCACTGTTACAACTCTTTGGGGCGTGAAGATGGGTGGTTTCAACCTTACTAACGTCATAACATCCGACTAtttgtggaggaggtgcacgaACCGGCGGGACCGATTCCGCGTAGCTCAGGTGTTCGCTGTGATCTCCATCTTCGTgtacggcgcggcggcggcattggGCTTCATGATGCTGTACTGTTGCTCCGTCTTCCGCTTGTTCTGCCTGGCGCTCAACATTGTTGGTGCTCTCACGTTGTGCATCGTCTGGGCGGCCGTAGTGGTGACGTACTACGTAAAGGACAACGAGTTTTGCTGGAAGGAAAGTGTTTTCTCCACTTATGGCGCCGGTTTCGTTCTCCTCGTGCTGGCCTGGATCCTGGATATCGTTAATATCGCATTCCTGCTGCTTCCGTACACGTATGCAGACCTACGTGGCAGCGTAACCAGATACAAAAGTGCTGAAGAATAG
- a CDS encoding putative amastin-like surface protein, with protein MEWSVGIAVYAVVQFIAFLLVLVGTPIDMYRFRPRYITQNTTVTTLWGVKMGGFNLTNVITSDYLWRRCTNRRDRFRVAQVFAVISIFVYGAAAALGFMMLYCCSVFRLFCLALNIVGALTLCIVWAAVVVTYYVEDNEFCWKESVFSTYGAGFVLLVLAWILDIVNIAFLLLPYTYADLRGSVTRYKSAEE; from the coding sequence ATGGAGTGGAGTGTCGGCATCGCTGTCTACGCGGTGGTGCAGTTCATCGCGTTCTTGTTGGTGCTGGTGGGTACGCCCATCGACATGTATCGGTTTAGACCGCGGTATATAACTCAAAACACCACTGTTACAACTCTTTGGGGCGTGAAGATGGGTGGTTTCAACCTTACTAACGTCATAACATCCGACTAtttgtggaggaggtgcacgaACCGGCGGGACCGATTCCGCGTAGCTCAGGTGTTCGCTGTGATCTCCATCTTCGTgtacggcgcggcggcggcattggGCTTCATGATGCTGTACTGTTGCTCCGTCTTCCGCTTGTTCTGCCTGGCGCTCAACATTGTTGGTGCTCTCACGTTGTGCATCGTCTGGGCGGCCGTAGTGGTGACGTACTACGTAGAGGACAACGAGTTTTGCTGGAAGGAAAGTGTTTTCTCCACTTATGGCGCCGGTTTCGTTCTCCTCGTGCTGGCCTGGATCCTGGATATCGTTAATATCGCATTCCTGCTGCTTCCGTACACGTATGCAGACCTACGTGGCAGCGTAACCAGATACAAAAGTGCTGAAGAATAG
- a CDS encoding putative amastin-like surface protein produces MEWTIPLLVYVVVQFIAFLLVLVATPLDVFRFKPQNPNFPGCLTLWGFTNSCGSVLYDSTLFEVWEGCPHHLSGFHAAEAFAIISILVYGAAFVLGVLMLFCCSILRWVCLGLNIVGAITVCIVWAIIVVIFFNGEGDICPDLQSISNYGAGFGLFLAAWVLDILNIFVLLLSICTTVTTESGQVEQTEGKL; encoded by the coding sequence ATGGAGTGGACTATCCCGCTGTTAGTCTACGTGGTGGTTCAGTTCATCGCGTTCTtgttggtgctggtggcgacgccgctggaCGTGTTTCGCTTCAAACCACAGAACCCGAATTTCCCAGGCTGTTTGACGTTGTGGGGATTCACGAACTCGTGCGGCAGTGTACTTTACGACAGTACTCTGTTCGAGGTGTGGGAAGGCTGCCCCCATCACCTGAGTGGCTTCCATGCAGCTGAGGCATTCGCTATTATCTCCATCCTCGTGTACGGCGCAGCGTTCGTCTTGGGCGTTCTTATGCTGTTTTGCTGCTCCATCTTACGCTGGGTATGCCTGGGGCTTAACATTGTGGGTGCCATCACCGTGTGCATTGTCTGGGCTATCATTGTGGTGATATTTTTTAACGGTGAAGGTGACATATGTCCAGACCTTCAGAGTATAAGTAACTATGGTGCTGGCTTCGGTCTCTTCTTGGCAGCCTGGGTACTGGATATCCTCAACATCTTCGTCTTGTTGCTGTCAATCTGCACTACAGTTACCACTGAAAGTGGCCAGGTGGAGCAAACGGAGGGAAAACTATAG